The Brachyhypopomus gauderio isolate BG-103 chromosome 1, BGAUD_0.2, whole genome shotgun sequence genome includes a window with the following:
- the snx1b gene encoding sorting nexin-1, which yields MSVSSERSPVLGEDEEDTGGLESEEGQDVFTGGTNKPFLPTPPETDPPTDIFSEEEGYIVQTSSKRPALHGSILEDKSNGIQSDEELDLFAEATVELTLTTANSHGRKEICPTKPHSSTINALGSLCMLDTSNKSMEELEEEGHGDAFELNIAVTNPEKTGDGMNAFMTYKVSTQTTLPAFRSKTFSVRRRFSDFLGLYEKLLVKHSLMGCIIPPPPQKSVVGMTKVKVGKEDPSSADFVEKRRAALERYLQRVVVHPTLLQDPDVQEFLEKEELPRAVNTQALSGSGFLKMINKASDAVNKMTIKMNESDNWFDSKLQEVENEEQLMRRLHASVDSLVHHRKELCSNTAIFAKGVAMLGSSEENSALSRALSQLAEVEEKLEQLHQEQAFGDFFIFTELVADYVRLLGAVQGCFEQRVKAWQRWQEALSTLQKKREAEAKLLWANKPDKLQQTKDDIAEWEARVSQSERDFERISSTLRREVLRFEKEKCRDFRHHIVKYLESLLRTQHRLVKCWEAFLPEAKAIV from the exons ATGTCGGTTAGTTCGGAGCGGAGTCCTGTACtgggtgaggatgaggaggacacGGGAGGGCTGGAGAGTGAGGAAGGGCAGGACGTGTTCACGGGAGGAACC AATAAACCATTCCTACCAACACCACCGGAGACGGACCCTCCCACAGATATCTTTAGTGAAGAAGAAGGGTACATAGTCCAGACCTCCAGCAAACGCCCAGCACTACACGGCAGTATTTTGGAAGACAAATCTAATGGCATTCAGTCCGATGAAGAGCTGGATTTATTCGCAG AGGCCACTGTAGAGCTAACCCTAACCACTGCAAACAGCCACGGGAGGAAGGAGATCTGTCCAACGAAACCTCACTCCAGTACCATAAATGCACTGGGCAGTTTGTGCATGCTCGACACGTCCAACAAGTCCATGGAGGAG TTGGAAGAGGAGGGACACGGAGATGCATTTGAACTTAATATTGCTGTCACCAATCCTGAAAAGACGG GAGATGGCATGAACGCTTTCATGACCTACAAAGTTTCCACTCAG ACCACTCTGCCAGCGTTCCGTAGTAAAACATTCTCAGTACGTCGGAGGTTCAGCGATTTCTTGGGTTTGTATGAGAAGCTGTTGGTCAAACACAGTCTGATGGGCTGCATCATACCTCCTCCACCTCAGAAAAGTGTGGTTG GTATGACTAAAGTCAAGGTCGGGAAGGAGGATCCATCTTCAGCAGACTTTGTGGAGAAGAGAAGAGCAGCACTGGAGAG GTATCTCCAAAGGGTGGTGGTGCACCCCACACTGTTGCAGGACCCTGATGTTCAAGAGTTCCTGGAGAAAGAGGAG ttgCCCAGGGCGGTGAATACTCAAGCTTTGAGTGGATCCGGTTTCCTCAAGATGATAAACAAAGCATCGGATGCCGTGAATAAGATGACCATAAAAATGAATGAGTCTGATAAC tggttCGATAGCAAGCTGCAGGAGGTGGAGAATGAAGAGCAGCTCATGAGGAGACTCCACGCTTCAGTGGACTCGTTGGTCCATCACAGGAAGG AGCTGTGCAGCAACACCGCCATATTTGCGAAGGGAGTAGCGATGTTGGGTAGCTCGGAGGAGAACTCGGCCCTGTCTCGCGCGCTCTCCCAGCTGGCTGAGGTGGAGGAAAAGCTTGAGCAGCTACACCAGGAGCAGGCCTTCGGTGACTTCTTCATCTTCACCGAGCTGGTAGCGGACTACGTGAGACTGCTCGGGGCTGTGCAG GGCTGTTTTGAGCAGCGCGTGAAGGCCTGGCAACGCTGGCAGGAGGCTCTGAGCACTCTACAGAAGAAACGAGAGGCTGAGGCGAAACTGCTGTGGGCCAACAAACCCGACAAGCTGCAACAGACCAAGGACGACATCGCTGAG TGGGAGGCCAGAGTGAGCCAGAGTGAGCGTGATTTTGAGAGGATCAGCTCCACTTTACGGAGGGAAGTGCTCAGGTTTGAG AAAGAGAAGTGCAGAGATTTCAGACACCACATAGTGAAATACCTGGAGTCTCTCCTCCGCACACAGCATCGG CTGGTGAAGTGTTGGGAGGCATTCCTGCCTGAGGCTAAAGCCATCGTGTGA
- the acp2 gene encoding lysosomal acid phosphatase isoform X2, whose amino-acid sequence MYWYLLALSSFCALGYSSGESELRLVTLLYRHGDRSPIKTYPADPYKESDWPQGFGQLSQEGMQQHFELGQFLRKRYTGFLSELYDRYEIAVRSTDIDRTLMSAEANLAGLYPPNGSQIFHPGLEWQPIPIHTVPQSQERLLSFPLPNCPRYKLLMNETVQSETVLNVTRTYKAFMDMVRKNTGLESISIEMVWSIYDTLFCEEKHGKVPPSWVTPEVMKTLSLLKNFSFQMMFGIYKRVEKCRLQGGLLLDQIIKNLTLAATPNSTEKLKMIMYSAHDTTVVALQEALDVFNGLQPPYASCHIFELHQVDNRSFTVEMYYRNDSSVAKLYPLTLPGCAQRCPLEDFIRLTSSVIPKNWTKECQITASFSDKVSSPLKDVPVGRANISTKESVGVATKRKS is encoded by the exons TTGTATCGCCATGGAGACCGGTCTCCAATCAAAACCTATCCCGCTGACCCGTACAAGGAAAGTGATTGGCCGCAGGGATTTGGACAGCTTTCTCAG gAAGGTATGCAGCAGCATTTTGAGCTGGGCCAGTTTCTGCGCAAacgttacactggcttcctgtctGAGCTGTACGATCGTTATGAG ATCGCTGTGCGCAGCACAGACATCGACCGTACTCTGATGAGTGCCGAAGCGAACCTGGCCGGCCTCTACCCCCCCAATGGCTCGCAGATCTTTCACCCTGGTTTGGAGTGGCAGCCCATACCTATTCACACAGTTCCACAGAGCCAGGAGAGG TTGCTCTCTTTTCCGCTGCCGAACTGCCCACGCTACAAGCTCCTCATGAATGAGACAGTGCAAAGTGAGACCGTCCTCAATGTCACAAGGACATACAAA GCTTTTATGGACATGGTGCGCAAAAATACAGGACTGGAGTCCATTTCCATCGAGATGGTGTGGAGCATCTACGACACGCTCTTCTGCGAG gaGAAGCATGGGAAGGTCCCTCCATCTTGGGTGACTCCTGAGGTAATGAAGACACTATCGCTGCTGAAGAACTTCTCCTTTCAGATGATGTTTGGCATCTATAAGCGAGTGGAGAAGTGCCGGCTTCAGGGAG GTCTCCTGCTGGATCAGATCATTAAAAACCTCACACTGGCTGCAACTCCGAATTCCACTGAGAAGTTGAAGATGATTATGTATTCAGCA CATGACACAACCGTTGTAGCTCTGCAGGAAGCACTGGATGTATTTAATGGACTGCAACCACCATACGCCTCCTGCCACATCTTCGAGCTCCACCAGGTTGATAACAG GTCATTCACAGTTGAGATGTACTACAGAAACGACAGCTCTGTAGCCAAGCTGTACCCTCTGACTTTACCCGGCTGTGCCCAGCGCTGCCCTCTGGAGGACTTCATCCGCCTTACAAGCTCCGTCATTCCAAAAAACTGGACGAAGGAGTGTCAGATAACAGCATCTTTCAGTGATAAAG TATCTTCCCCTCTCAAGGATGTCCCAGTAGGCAGAGCAAACATTAGCACAAAAG AGTCAGTGGGAGTGGCTACGAAGAGGAAGTCATAA
- the acp2 gene encoding lysosomal acid phosphatase isoform X1 → MYWYLLALSSFCALGYSSGESELRLVTLLYRHGDRSPIKTYPADPYKESDWPQGFGQLSQEGMQQHFELGQFLRKRYTGFLSELYDRYEIAVRSTDIDRTLMSAEANLAGLYPPNGSQIFHPGLEWQPIPIHTVPQSQERLLSFPLPNCPRYKLLMNETVQSETVLNVTRTYKAFMDMVRKNTGLESISIEMVWSIYDTLFCEEKHGKVPPSWVTPEVMKTLSLLKNFSFQMMFGIYKRVEKCRLQGGLLLDQIIKNLTLAATPNSTEKLKMIMYSAHDTTVVALQEALDVFNGLQPPYASCHIFELHQVDNRSFTVEMYYRNDSSVAKLYPLTLPGCAQRCPLEDFIRLTSSVIPKNWTKECQITASFSDKDVVIGLAVCGSVLLLLVVLLFTILCRQRESAIGYTHVSNLSDDHS, encoded by the exons TTGTATCGCCATGGAGACCGGTCTCCAATCAAAACCTATCCCGCTGACCCGTACAAGGAAAGTGATTGGCCGCAGGGATTTGGACAGCTTTCTCAG gAAGGTATGCAGCAGCATTTTGAGCTGGGCCAGTTTCTGCGCAAacgttacactggcttcctgtctGAGCTGTACGATCGTTATGAG ATCGCTGTGCGCAGCACAGACATCGACCGTACTCTGATGAGTGCCGAAGCGAACCTGGCCGGCCTCTACCCCCCCAATGGCTCGCAGATCTTTCACCCTGGTTTGGAGTGGCAGCCCATACCTATTCACACAGTTCCACAGAGCCAGGAGAGG TTGCTCTCTTTTCCGCTGCCGAACTGCCCACGCTACAAGCTCCTCATGAATGAGACAGTGCAAAGTGAGACCGTCCTCAATGTCACAAGGACATACAAA GCTTTTATGGACATGGTGCGCAAAAATACAGGACTGGAGTCCATTTCCATCGAGATGGTGTGGAGCATCTACGACACGCTCTTCTGCGAG gaGAAGCATGGGAAGGTCCCTCCATCTTGGGTGACTCCTGAGGTAATGAAGACACTATCGCTGCTGAAGAACTTCTCCTTTCAGATGATGTTTGGCATCTATAAGCGAGTGGAGAAGTGCCGGCTTCAGGGAG GTCTCCTGCTGGATCAGATCATTAAAAACCTCACACTGGCTGCAACTCCGAATTCCACTGAGAAGTTGAAGATGATTATGTATTCAGCA CATGACACAACCGTTGTAGCTCTGCAGGAAGCACTGGATGTATTTAATGGACTGCAACCACCATACGCCTCCTGCCACATCTTCGAGCTCCACCAGGTTGATAACAG GTCATTCACAGTTGAGATGTACTACAGAAACGACAGCTCTGTAGCCAAGCTGTACCCTCTGACTTTACCCGGCTGTGCCCAGCGCTGCCCTCTGGAGGACTTCATCCGCCTTACAAGCTCCGTCATTCCAAAAAACTGGACGAAGGAGTGTCAGATAACAGCATCTTTCAGTGATAAAG atgttgtCATCGGACTAGCTGTGTGTGGCTCCGTGCTGCTGCTTCTCGTCGTGCTGTTGTTTACCATTCTGTGCCGTCAGCGCGAGTCAGCAATTGGCTACACCCATGTCAGTAACCTGAGCGACGACCACTCCTGA